In the genome of Mucilaginibacter sp. 14171R-50, the window CGGCCAGGGCCGTTAAATGCGTGCTGGATAACAAAGGCATCACTTATAATTGCGTTACACGTAAAGCCATACCCGGCAATATATTATTCAGCGATCTTACCCCGCGCCTTATTAAAGAAAATAAGCTTATCATCAATACCACCCCGCTGGGTACGTATCCAAACATTGATGAATGCCCGCCTATCCCATACGAAGCAATAACCGGCGATCACCTTTTGTTCGACCTGATCTATAATCCCGAAGAAACCCTGTTCCTGAAAAAAGGAGCGGAGCACGGTGCCGTTACAAAAAACGGATATGAAATGTTAGTATTGCAAGCAGAAAAAGCCTGGGAAATATGGAATTCAAAAGCAAAGCACCCATGAGATACCTTGTGTTATTTATTGTGATAATAGGTATAGCCGGCTGCGGTGGTAATGCCGATTATTCGCCTAAACCACGGGGTTACTACCGTATCGTATTCCCTGCTAAAGAATATCAGCGGTATACCGAAGGCTGCCCCTTTACTTTTGAGTATCCGAAGTATGGCAGAGTAGAGGCAGATAAATCGGCCAATGCAAAACCCTGCTGGCAAAATATACAGTTCCCGCAGTTTAATGCCACGCTTCATTTAAGCTATCAGCCGGTAACTTCGAAAAAAGAGTTTAACGAGTTGATAGAAGATGCTCACAAGCTTAGCTTTAAACATACCGTAAAGGCAACATCTATTGACGAGGGTGTGATAGCCTACCCCGACCGTAAGGTTTATGGCATTTATTACACCATTGATGGTAACGCGGCATCATCGGCGCAGTTTTACCTTACAGACAGTACCAAACATTACCTGCGCGGTGCCCTTTACTTTAACTCCGAGCCGCGCCTCGATTCGATTCAGCCGGTGCTTAACTTCATAAAGAAGGATGTGGATGTGATGATAAAAACGTTTAAGTGGAAATAAAGCGAAAAGCTTTTTATTCGCTTTAGGCTTTAATCTTTCTGCTTTCGGCTCAATAACCTACTTTTGCTCCATG includes:
- the gldD gene encoding gliding motility lipoprotein GldD encodes the protein MRYLVLFIVIIGIAGCGGNADYSPKPRGYYRIVFPAKEYQRYTEGCPFTFEYPKYGRVEADKSANAKPCWQNIQFPQFNATLHLSYQPVTSKKEFNELIEDAHKLSFKHTVKATSIDEGVIAYPDRKVYGIYYTIDGNAASSAQFYLTDSTKHYLRGALYFNSEPRLDSIQPVLNFIKKDVDVMIKTFKWK